One segment of Dolichospermum sp. DET69 DNA contains the following:
- a CDS encoding AbrB/MazE/SpoVT family DNA-binding domain-containing protein, with protein sequence MLAKLTSKNQLTLPKSITREIMGESEYFEVKVENGQIILTPVKIQRADAVRSKLAELDLSEQDVADAVAWARQL encoded by the coding sequence ATGCTCGCCAAATTAACTTCTAAGAATCAGCTAACGCTGCCTAAAAGTATTACCCGTGAAATAATGGGAGAGTCCGAGTATTTTGAGGTCAAGGTAGAGAATGGGCAAATTATTCTCACTCCTGTGAAAATTCAGAGGGCTGATGCGGTTCGATCTAAATTGGCGGAATTAGACCTGAGTGAGCAGGATGTGGCTGATGCGGTAGCTTGGGCGCGTCAATTGTGA
- the acpP gene encoding acyl carrier protein, with protein MSQSNIFEKVKAIIVEQLSVEDPSIVIPGANFVDDLGADSLDTVELVMALEEEFDIEIPDEAAEKILTVQDAVDYISNKVPASA; from the coding sequence ATGAGCCAATCCAATATTTTTGAAAAAGTTAAAGCAATTATCGTTGAACAACTTTCTGTTGAAGATCCTTCCATTGTGATTCCAGGAGCTAATTTTGTTGATGATTTAGGGGCTGATTCCCTAGATACAGTGGAGTTAGTTATGGCCTTAGAAGAAGAATTTGATATCGAAATTCCTGATGAAGCAGCTGAAAAAATTCTCACTGTTCAAGACGCAGTGGATTATATCAGCAATAAAGTTCCTGCATCCGCATAG
- the fabF gene encoding beta-ketoacyl-ACP synthase II: MTDYKRNRVVITGVGAITPIGNTPAEYWEGLLSGRNGIDYITAFDASKHNCRIAGEVKNFDPHDYLDRKEAKRMDRFAQLGVAAAKQAVADSGLIIDDLNAEEVGVIIGSGIGGIKVLEDQQTIYLDPTRGPSRCSPFMIPMMIANMAAGLTAIHTGAKGPNSCSVTACAAGSNSIGDAFRQIQNGYAKAMICGGCEAAVTPLSVAGFAAARALSFRNDDPAHACRPFDKDRDGFVMGEGAGILILEELEHALSRGARIYGEIVGYGMTCDAYHMTSPIPGGLGAARAIELALKDGAIAPEMVSYINAHGTSTSANDVNETKAIKKALGDHAYKVAISSTKSMTGHLLGGSGGIEAVATILAIAHDQIPPTINIENLDPECDLDYVPHTSRAQVVEIALSNSFGFGGHNVTLAFKKFTH; encoded by the coding sequence ATGACAGACTATAAACGTAACCGCGTTGTTATAACAGGTGTAGGCGCGATTACTCCTATTGGTAACACACCAGCCGAATATTGGGAAGGATTATTAAGCGGACGGAATGGGATTGACTATATCACCGCTTTTGATGCCTCTAAACATAATTGTCGCATTGCGGGTGAAGTTAAAAACTTCGATCCTCACGATTATTTGGATCGTAAAGAAGCCAAGCGCATGGATCGGTTTGCCCAATTGGGTGTAGCAGCGGCTAAACAAGCTGTTGCAGATTCAGGTTTAATAATTGATGATCTTAACGCTGAAGAAGTTGGTGTGATCATCGGTTCTGGCATTGGTGGGATTAAGGTATTAGAAGACCAACAAACCATTTATTTAGATCCAACACGTGGTCCTAGTCGTTGTAGTCCCTTCATGATTCCCATGATGATTGCCAATATGGCAGCAGGATTAACAGCAATTCATACTGGTGCAAAAGGTCCGAATTCCTGTTCTGTAACAGCTTGTGCGGCTGGTTCTAATTCTATTGGGGATGCTTTCCGGCAGATTCAAAATGGCTATGCTAAAGCCATGATTTGCGGTGGCTGTGAAGCCGCAGTGACACCTCTATCAGTGGCAGGGTTTGCGGCTGCTCGCGCCCTATCCTTCCGCAATGATGATCCAGCCCATGCTTGTCGTCCCTTTGATAAGGATAGAGACGGTTTTGTCATGGGTGAAGGGGCAGGAATTTTAATTCTTGAAGAATTAGAACACGCTCTTAGTCGTGGCGCTAGGATTTATGGGGAAATTGTGGGTTATGGGATGACCTGTGATGCTTATCATATGACTTCTCCTATTCCTGGTGGTTTAGGTGCGGCTAGAGCGATTGAATTAGCTCTAAAAGATGGGGCGATCGCCCCAGAAATGGTAAGTTACATTAATGCTCATGGAACTAGTACATCAGCAAATGATGTGAATGAAACTAAGGCGATTAAAAAAGCTTTGGGAGATCATGCGTATAAAGTAGCTATCAGTTCTACTAAATCCATGACAGGACATTTGTTAGGTGGTTCTGGTGGGATTGAAGCCGTAGCGACAATTTTAGCGATCGCTCATGATCAAATTCCCCCTACCATCAATATCGAAAATCTTGATCCTGAATGCGATCTAGATTATGTCCCCCATACCAGCCGCGCTCAAGTAGTTGAGATAGCCTTATCTAATTCCTTTGGCTTTGGTGGTCATAATGTTACTCTAGCCTTCAAGAAATTTACTCACTAA
- the def gene encoding peptide deformylase, which yields MNELAPIIKLGNPILRQKAAAVENIQDEKIQNLIDELITSVAQANGVGIAAPQIAASYRLFIVASRPNARYPHAPEMQPTAMINPRIIANSSEMVKGWEGCLSVPGVRGLVPRYQTIQIEYTDRNGNLQKQELTDFIARIFQHEYDHLEGLVFLDRVENNRDLISEEEYQKLISSNG from the coding sequence ATGAATGAATTAGCACCAATCATTAAATTAGGTAATCCGATATTACGACAAAAAGCTGCTGCGGTTGAGAATATTCAAGATGAGAAAATTCAAAACCTGATTGATGAATTAATTACCTCAGTTGCTCAAGCTAATGGGGTGGGAATTGCAGCACCACAAATAGCAGCATCCTACCGTTTATTTATCGTGGCTTCCCGTCCTAATGCTAGATATCCCCACGCACCAGAAATGCAGCCGACCGCAATGATTAACCCCCGAATTATTGCCAATTCTTCAGAAATGGTAAAAGGTTGGGAAGGTTGTTTGAGTGTACCTGGCGTTAGGGGTTTAGTTCCTAGATATCAAACAATTCAAATTGAATATACAGACCGTAATGGTAATTTACAAAAGCAAGAATTAACTGATTTTATTGCCCGAATCTTTCAACATGAATATGATCATCTGGAAGGATTAGTATTTTTAGATCGTGTAGAAAACAATCGGGATTTAATCAGTGAAGAAGAATATCAGAAATTAATCAGTAGCAATGGGTGA
- a CDS encoding CoB--CoM heterodisulfide reductase iron-sulfur subunit B family protein, with protein MLSKTLKYAYYPGCVAQGACRELYLSTQSLTQALGIELVELKKAACCGSGTFKEDSQLLEDTVNARNIALAESLNLPLLTHCSTCQGVIGHVDERLKECQSTNPEYLTKVNGLLEKEGCSPYRGSTEVKHLLYALVTDYGLEEITQRVTKKLSGLKCAAFYGCYLLRAQKSMPYDDPFQPEAMENVFRAIGATPVYYRGRTQCCGWPLSSYATTESFQMAGNHIQEALANGADCIVTPCPLCHLNLDSRQPEVEKVIGQKLGLPILHLPQLIALALGVSPEALGLERHIVSTKPVLEKLGFS; from the coding sequence ATGCTATCTAAAACGCTAAAATACGCTTATTATCCAGGTTGTGTAGCTCAAGGAGCTTGTCGGGAACTGTATCTATCAACCCAATCTCTCACTCAAGCCTTGGGTATTGAACTGGTTGAACTAAAAAAAGCCGCTTGCTGTGGTTCTGGTACATTTAAAGAAGATTCTCAACTATTAGAAGATACCGTTAACGCCAGAAATATCGCTTTAGCAGAATCCTTAAATCTCCCTTTACTCACCCATTGCAGCACTTGCCAGGGTGTAATTGGTCATGTTGATGAACGATTAAAAGAATGTCAATCCACAAATCCCGAATACCTCACCAAAGTTAATGGGTTATTAGAAAAAGAAGGCTGTTCTCCTTATCGGGGGAGTACAGAAGTGAAACATCTTCTTTATGCTTTAGTCACAGATTACGGTTTAGAGGAAATTACACAGCGTGTCACTAAAAAACTAAGCGGATTAAAATGTGCGGCTTTTTACGGCTGTTATCTGCTCCGCGCTCAAAAGTCTATGCCCTATGATGACCCTTTTCAACCCGAAGCAATGGAGAATGTATTTCGGGCAATAGGTGCAACACCTGTTTATTATCGTGGTAGAACTCAATGCTGCGGTTGGCCTTTGTCCAGCTACGCAACAACAGAATCTTTCCAAATGGCCGGAAATCATATCCAAGAAGCTTTAGCTAATGGGGCTGATTGTATTGTGACACCATGTCCTCTGTGTCATTTAAATTTAGATTCTCGTCAACCAGAAGTAGAAAAAGTAATTGGACAAAAGTTAGGTTTACCAATCTTACATTTACCTCAATTGATTGCTTTAGCTTTAGGTGTCAGTCCTGAAGCATTAGGTTTAGAACGACATATTGTGTCTACAAAACCAGTTTTAGAAAAATTAGGATTCTCATAA
- the def gene encoding peptide deformylase encodes MNELAPIIKLGNPILRQKAIWVENVQDEKIQNLIDELITSVVQANGVGIAAPQIAASYRLFIVASHPNARYPHAPEMPPTAMINPRIVAHSSEMIKDWEGCLSVPGIRGLVPRYQTIEIEYTDRNGNLQKQELTDFVARIFQHEYDHLEGLVFLDRVENNQDLISEEEYQKSVIGNG; translated from the coding sequence ATGAATGAATTAGCACCAATCATTAAATTAGGTAATCCGATATTACGACAAAAAGCTATTTGGGTTGAAAATGTTCAAGATGAAAAAATTCAAAACCTAATTGATGAATTAATTACCTCAGTTGTTCAAGCTAATGGTGTGGGAATTGCTGCACCACAAATAGCAGCATCCTACCGTTTATTTATCGTCGCTTCTCATCCTAATGCCAGATATCCCCATGCTCCAGAAATGCCACCAACAGCAATGATAAATCCTCGAATTGTTGCCCATTCTTCAGAAATGATTAAAGATTGGGAAGGTTGTTTAAGTGTGCCGGGAATTAGGGGTTTAGTTCCTAGATATCAAACAATTGAAATTGAATATACAGACCGAAATGGTAATTTACAAAAACAAGAATTAACTGATTTTGTTGCCCGAATCTTTCAACATGAATATGATCATTTGGAAGGATTAGTATTTTTAGATCGGGTGGAAAACAATCAGGATTTAATCAGTGAAGAAGAATATCAAAAATCGGTGATTGGTAATGGGTAA
- a CDS encoding putative toxin-antitoxin system toxin component, PIN family, whose product MASLRVVIDTNIIVSALIFGGKVSRLRLAWQNDLFIPLVSKATTTELIRVLAYPKFKLTPTEQEDLISDYILFCEAVAMPDRLPVIPECRDPFDVPFLLLAVVSEADYLVTGDHDLLSLKDNFSCPIITAEDFLNIINY is encoded by the coding sequence ATGGCTTCTCTTCGTGTTGTAATTGATACTAATATTATAGTCTCGGCGTTGATATTTGGGGGCAAAGTATCTAGGCTTCGTTTAGCATGGCAGAATGATCTTTTCATTCCCCTAGTTTCTAAAGCGACAACCACTGAGTTGATTCGAGTGCTGGCTTATCCCAAGTTTAAGCTCACGCCAACGGAGCAAGAAGATTTAATCTCGGATTATATCCTGTTTTGTGAGGCTGTGGCGATGCCTGATCGCTTACCTGTAATTCCTGAATGTCGTGACCCGTTTGATGTGCCTTTTTTACTTCTAGCTGTAGTCAGTGAGGCTGATTATCTCGTGACTGGCGATCATGATTTACTCAGTTTAAAAGATAATTTTTCTTGCCCGATTATCACTGCTGAAGATTTTCTCAATATTATTAATTATTAA